GGGTTGTCGCTGAACGCAGGTGATCTGAAAAAAGCCGGCCGTCCGGCGCTGCTGCTGTGCTTCGTGCCCGCCGCGTTCGAGATTGCGGGAATGCTGATCGTTGCGCCCGTTTTACTGTCGGTTTCACTGCTCGACGCGGCGATTTTGGGAACGGTAATCGCGGCGGTGTCGCCCGCGGTAATCGTACCCAAAATGATTAAACTTCAGGAAGAAGGCTACGGTTCCGCCAACCGGATCCCGCAGATGCTGCTCGCGGGCGCTTCGGTAGACGATATCTTCGTCATCGTGCTGTTTACGATTGCGACGGACATTGCGCTCGGAGGCACGGCGTCCTGGGCGACGCTGCTGAACGTTCCGATATCCGTCGTTTCGGGAATTGCCGCCGGAGGCGCGACGGGCGCACTTTTATCCGTCTTTTTTGCAAAAGTACACGTTCGGGATACGGCGAAAGTACTGATACTGCTGAGCGTGTCGTTTCTGCTGCTCGGCGCCGAGCAGGCGGTGAAAGCGTACGTGCCGTTCTCCGCGCTGCTTGCGGTGATGTCGTGCGGGATGGCGCTGCTGCGTTTCCGTCCGCCGGTTGCCCGGCGACTTGCGGTTAAGTTCTCCAAATTGTGGGTGGGTGCGGAAGTCGTCCTGTTCGTTCTCGTCGGTGCGGGATTGGACGCGTCGTACGCGCTGCAGGCCGGCGGTGCCGTCGTCGCGCTGATTGCGGCCGTGCTGGTTTTCCGGATGATCGGCGTCGCCGTCTGCGTGGTCGGTACGCACCTTTCCGTTAGGGAACGTCTTTTCTGTATGATCGCCTATATCCCGAAAGCGACGGTCCAGGCTGCCATCGGCGCGCTGCCGTTAAGCATGGGACTTGCGTGCGGTAACATCGTGCTGACCGTCGCCGTCGTTTCCATTCTGATAACGGCGCCGCTCGGCTCGTTTCTGATCGACCGGACGTACAAGCGGCTGCTGCCGCACGACCGCGAAAACTGACGCCGGAACCTCCGTTTCGGGCGTACTGTCGTATACGGCAGCGCTCGCCGCCGCCGCGCTGTTCCTGCGAAACCCGCTGCGTAATTCGGATGCCGGCAGTTCAGTCGGCGGTTCAGCCGGCAGTTCGCCCGTTGGTTCGGACGGCGGAATCAGTTCTTTTTGAGCTCCCAGGTGTTGCCGCTGTTGCGGATAGTGACGAAGCCGCGTTTTTCCGCGTCGAGGGCGAGCGACTTGAACCGCGTGTAACCGAATTTGCGCCAGTTGAATTTTTTGGATGCTTCGTCGAAGCGGATCCAGCCGCCGGTCGCGTCTTTGCCGGGAGCGGGTAACCCGCCGAGCAAGGCGGCAAACACTTCGGGAATGCGATCCGCGGCGGCGGCGTCGAGCGCGAGATTCGCTTCGTCTATGCCCGCGTATCGGACGTTCGTCTGCTTTACGGCGTCGTTGACGAACGATTTCCAGTTGCGGTACCCGATTTTGCGTTCGTCGAAGTCGGCGTTCAGCAGCTTCATGCGGATTTTAACGGCACCGATTGCGACCGGTTTTTTCGTTTTCTGTTTTTCTTTGGACATGATGCTGACCGCTTCTTCAAGCAGTTCAAATGCCTGCTGTTTGGTCATTTTGCGGTCGGGCTTCGATTCCGCGGAACCGGCTTTATCGTCTCCCGCAGCCGAGTCGTCGACGGACGTGTCGTCGTCGGCGATGATTTCGCGGTAGTCGAGGTATTTGTCGGCCATATTGAGCAGATCTTCCGACGCGTTGTTTTTAACGTCGCAGATGATGAGCGTCTGCTTTCCGTACTTGCGCAGCGAAAGCAGCAGCGGCCGAAAATCGGCGTCGCCGGTGATCAGTACGTAACTTTCGATATGCGGATATTGAAAGATGAGTTCCACGCCGTGTGCGACCATCGACATGTCCGCGCTGTCTTTGCGGGATGCCGGAACGTGTATCAGCTCGAAGCTGTTCGAGGCAAGCTCCGACGCGATGTTTTTGATGTTGTTTTTGTTCCAGTCGCCGAACGCCATTGCGTACGAGATTTTGCCCGCTTCGGAAATGGTGTCGATGATGGATTGAATATAGCTCGTGCCGGCCGGCGGCGTAACGTTTTCTATATCCCAAAGAATTGCGGTGTATACGTGATTTTCCATTATATCTCCTCTGATATGTATGCGCGCCGCCGTTAGAAAGTTTGAAGCGGCGGCGCGGCGGTTTACGGTTTTTCCTGCTTGAGGGCGTCTATGCGCGCGCGGATTTCGGCGGCGTGTTCGTATTCGAGCGATTCGGCTTTTGCCAGCGCCTGTTCCGCTCCGGCAAAGTCGCCGTTGAGCGCGCGTGCGAGCGCCAGATTTGCCTGCGGAACGTTTTGACTCGGATCGAGCGCGACCGCTTCTTCAAGTGCGCCGAGCGCCGCCGCTTCGTCGTTTCGCGCGATGTACAGTGCGCCGAGGCTTGCGTATGCCTCGGCCTGAGCGGGATCAAACGCAATCGCGTCGGTGTACGCGTGTTCGGCTCCCGCATCGTCTCCGGCCGCGCGGTACGTCATGCCGAGATTGATAAAACCGCGGTAGTCTTTTTTGGCGGCGAGTGATTTTTCCTGACATTCAATCGACGCAGCGTAATTGCCGGTCATCTTATAACTGTTGCCGAGCAGCATGTACAGGAGCGGCTCCGAATAGTTCGTTTTTTCGGTAAGCG
This sequence is a window from Treponema brennaborense DSM 12168. Protein-coding genes within it:
- a CDS encoding cation:proton antiporter; translated protein: MITIAESPFGFCKGEYMLVSLALVFLFGSFFGSLLQKLKLPGLLGMLIAGIVLGPSVLNVLDESLLSLSDNLRRIALVVILMRAGLSLNAGDLKKAGRPALLLCFVPAAFEIAGMLIVAPVLLSVSLLDAAILGTVIAAVSPAVIVPKMIKLQEEGYGSANRIPQMLLAGASVDDIFVIVLFTIATDIALGGTASWATLLNVPISVVSGIAAGGATGALLSVFFAKVHVRDTAKVLILLSVSFLLLGAEQAVKAYVPFSALLAVMSCGMALLRFRPPVARRLAVKFSKLWVGAEVVLFVLVGAGLDASYALQAGGAVVALIAAVLVFRMIGVAVCVVGTHLSVRERLFCMIAYIPKATVQAAIGALPLSMGLACGNIVLTVAVVSILITAPLGSFLIDRTYKRLLPHDREN
- a CDS encoding NYN domain-containing protein, giving the protein MENHVYTAILWDIENVTPPAGTSYIQSIIDTISEAGKISYAMAFGDWNKNNIKNIASELASNSFELIHVPASRKDSADMSMVAHGVELIFQYPHIESYVLITGDADFRPLLLSLRKYGKQTLIICDVKNNASEDLLNMADKYLDYREIIADDDTSVDDSAAGDDKAGSAESKPDRKMTKQQAFELLEEAVSIMSKEKQKTKKPVAIGAVKIRMKLLNADFDERKIGYRNWKSFVNDAVKQTNVRYAGIDEANLALDAAAADRIPEVFAALLGGLPAPGKDATGGWIRFDEASKKFNWRKFGYTRFKSLALDAEKRGFVTIRNSGNTWELKKN
- a CDS encoding tetratricopeptide repeat protein; protein product: MDNRQKFSRMLVIGALACLAVGIAVTVFGSKPGDRTVRTGMDYYKNGNYAQAAERFEQALTEKTNYSEPLLYMLLGNSYKMTGNYAASIECQEKSLAAKKDYRGFINLGMTYRAAGDDAGAEHAYTDAIAFDPAQAEAYASLGALYIARNDEAAALGALEEAVALDPSQNVPQANLALARALNGDFAGAEQALAKAESLEYEHAAEIRARIDALKQEKP